In Novipirellula artificiosorum, the following proteins share a genomic window:
- a CDS encoding preprotein translocase subunit SecA: MPTRGVCIIHSCPGFILLRYLPFSRKSAIRDRHLVDRVRANLETFRTLSSQSLVRETDRLRGEVRRVDRKNVRWFSSSLRERKYGVKHDVILDAIALIAEAVHRVSGKSYYDVQLLAGWKLCQGTIAEIQTGEGKTLITAIPAFVFALAGRGVHVATTNDYLSRRDFETNRPAFRLLGMTTSHLDTGQDDNLKRAAYACDITYGPGYEYGFDYLRDQIQRRKSDRQPLGDRFVQQMHGHRFESAKPVQRRCAFAIIDEADSVLIDEANTPLVLGGQEPGPQTDPELYRIANQFAASLSAHTDYEKLAGGIVQLTEAGTGLARAAFEKLPRRKMSRSWSVLVQNALKAHIGFTRDVDYVVQDGEVRIVDVNTGRIHKERRWQSGLHQAIEVACGLTPSVETITQARITRQRYCQYYQQLCGLTGTAGDNAIDFRTFYGLDVAVVETHRPCQRKVLASRYFANRDDKHRYLVIDAVGRSNRGQPVLVGTRSIRESHAIAEAFRSHGSTSHAILNGVQDEQEAHVIGRAGRHGAITIATNMAGRGTDIAIGDRARACGGLHVIAAEHHESSRVDRQLAGRAARQGDPGSVQFLTSADDKLIHDHDDGLADRLRRIKQIEGVNESSLDAAIGRLQKSIEQKRFRSRQTMVARDAWLEKIQNTLAKTG, translated from the coding sequence ATGCCTACCCGAGGAGTCTGCATTATTCACTCGTGCCCAGGGTTCATTTTGCTTCGATACTTGCCATTTTCTCGCAAGTCTGCAATCCGAGATAGGCATCTCGTCGATCGAGTACGCGCCAACTTGGAAACCTTCCGTACGCTGTCAAGCCAATCGCTGGTCCGTGAAACCGACAGGCTGCGTGGAGAAGTCAGGCGAGTAGATCGTAAGAACGTGCGATGGTTCAGCAGCAGTTTGCGAGAACGCAAATACGGCGTGAAACACGACGTGATCCTCGATGCGATCGCATTGATCGCCGAAGCCGTTCACCGCGTCTCCGGTAAGTCCTACTACGACGTGCAACTGCTTGCCGGCTGGAAGCTTTGCCAAGGAACGATCGCCGAGATTCAAACTGGCGAAGGCAAAACGTTGATCACCGCTATCCCCGCGTTTGTGTTCGCACTGGCCGGTCGCGGCGTGCACGTTGCCACCACCAACGACTATCTCTCTCGCCGGGATTTCGAAACCAATCGTCCCGCGTTTCGATTGCTCGGTATGACGACCTCGCACTTGGACACCGGTCAAGACGACAACCTCAAACGCGCCGCTTATGCCTGCGACATCACCTATGGGCCGGGGTATGAATACGGCTTCGACTACCTGCGTGACCAAATTCAACGTCGCAAGTCGGATCGACAACCACTCGGGGATCGCTTCGTGCAACAAATGCACGGCCATCGCTTCGAGAGCGCCAAGCCCGTTCAGCGTCGATGCGCTTTTGCAATCATCGACGAGGCCGACAGTGTATTGATCGACGAAGCCAACACGCCGTTGGTGCTTGGCGGGCAAGAACCAGGACCGCAGACGGACCCCGAACTCTACCGGATCGCCAATCAGTTCGCCGCTTCTTTATCCGCCCACACTGACTACGAGAAACTCGCAGGTGGCATCGTCCAGCTCACGGAGGCGGGCACCGGTCTGGCTCGTGCCGCGTTCGAAAAACTGCCACGCAGAAAGATGTCGCGATCATGGAGTGTGCTCGTTCAAAACGCTTTGAAAGCTCACATCGGTTTTACTCGGGACGTGGACTACGTTGTGCAAGATGGCGAGGTGAGAATCGTCGATGTCAACACAGGCCGTATCCACAAGGAACGCCGTTGGCAAAGTGGACTGCACCAAGCCATTGAGGTTGCATGTGGCCTAACGCCATCTGTGGAAACGATCACACAAGCTCGGATCACGCGGCAACGCTACTGCCAATACTATCAACAACTCTGTGGTCTTACCGGTACAGCTGGTGACAACGCGATCGACTTTCGCACATTCTACGGTCTCGACGTTGCTGTCGTTGAAACGCATCGACCGTGCCAACGCAAGGTTTTGGCGTCTCGCTACTTCGCCAACCGCGATGACAAACACCGCTACCTCGTCATCGATGCTGTCGGTCGGTCCAATCGCGGTCAGCCCGTCTTGGTAGGGACGCGATCGATTCGCGAAAGCCATGCGATCGCCGAGGCGTTTCGTTCGCACGGATCCACATCGCATGCAATACTCAACGGCGTCCAAGACGAACAGGAAGCCCACGTGATTGGGCGTGCAGGCCGCCACGGTGCGATCACGATTGCAACGAACATGGCGGGACGCGGTACCGACATCGCAATCGGTGATCGAGCGAGAGCGTGTGGTGGCTTGCACGTGATCGCGGCCGAGCATCATGAATCATCGCGAGTCGATCGACAATTGGCTGGTCGCGCGGCTCGCCAAGGTGATCCCGGATCCGTGCAGTTCCTGACCTCGGCCGATGACAAACTGATCCACGATCACGATGACGGCTTGGCAGACAGACTGCGTCGGATCAAACAGATTGAAGGCGTGAACGAATCGAGTTTGGACGCCGCGATTGGCCGATTGCAAAAGTCAATTGAGCAAAAGCGGTTTCGGTCGCGTCAAACGATGGTCGCACGAGACGCGTGGCTAGAGAAGATTCAGAACACGTTAGCCAAGACAGGATAG
- a CDS encoding efflux RND transporter periplasmic adaptor subunit produces MKRRGAAMVSAHVALLSLAWFSVASAETFEAFSEPVQTIRLSAAHPGRVDRVMVKRGDRVAADSLIMQLDSNVLEASRMIAKQEAESTTQIESLEIEYEMKQNRHAQVAGLLERGAVSPEEAKRAEADARIAKLALVAAIEKKSLAQLKLAELDGRLEQQRVRGQVAGLVIDVLREPGEYVSTSDPHVATVVVLAQLRCTFFVPTEVADLYEEGETIDMMMEQNSGSGDRPVRARVVYIAAVTQADSGRVRVDMIIENSAQQFRSGLRCRLEPQRRQPRLQWSQRQTSESSL; encoded by the coding sequence ATGAAAAGAAGGGGGGCGGCGATGGTCTCGGCCCACGTTGCGTTACTCTCGTTGGCTTGGTTTAGCGTCGCTTCCGCCGAGACGTTCGAAGCGTTCAGTGAACCGGTGCAAACGATCCGCTTGTCCGCCGCTCATCCCGGTCGCGTTGACCGCGTGATGGTCAAACGCGGCGACCGCGTCGCAGCCGATTCGCTGATCATGCAGCTCGATTCAAACGTGCTGGAGGCCTCGCGAATGATCGCTAAACAGGAGGCCGAAAGCACCACGCAAATTGAATCGCTGGAAATCGAATATGAGATGAAGCAAAATCGCCACGCCCAGGTTGCGGGGCTGCTCGAAAGGGGCGCGGTCAGTCCCGAGGAAGCGAAGCGTGCGGAAGCCGACGCACGAATTGCAAAGCTGGCTCTTGTTGCAGCGATCGAAAAGAAATCACTCGCGCAACTGAAATTGGCCGAGCTTGACGGACGGCTTGAACAACAACGCGTCCGCGGCCAGGTTGCTGGACTCGTCATCGACGTGCTGCGAGAGCCCGGCGAATACGTTTCGACGTCTGACCCGCATGTCGCCACGGTGGTTGTGCTTGCCCAATTGCGTTGCACCTTCTTTGTCCCAACCGAGGTCGCGGACCTGTACGAAGAGGGTGAAACGATCGACATGATGATGGAACAAAACAGCGGTTCCGGTGATCGCCCCGTGCGAGCAAGGGTTGTTTACATCGCGGCGGTGACTCAGGCTGACAGTGGCCGTGTGCGAGTGGACATGATCATCGAAAACTCAGCCCAGCAATTCCGTAGCGGTCTCCGTTGTCGCTTAGAGCCGCAGCGCCGACAGCCACGTTTGCAGTGGTCACAACGGCAGACCTCGGAGAGTTCGCTGTGA